ACTCATAATTATTGAATATACTCTGCTATGTTAAGGGACAACACTGATGACTAGTTTCAGAGGGAGAATCTTAGCATGCTATTCTTTAGCATTTCATTCGTTTCAGCCGTTTTCAATAATCAAAAGGTAAGCCTAAACTCTTTCCATTTCCCCATTCACTGCACTCATTCTAGTTAATCAATATTACTGCTGTTTGCTTCAGCTAATTTCTACTTTTCCCCACTCTCCTCTTAATTTTTCAACTTCATGTTCTAGATAATATACTTCTGGAGTGAAAGGAAAATCCATTCTTTTTTTACAAAATTTTTACATCTTGTCTTTTCGCCTAAAATTCCAAGTCATATAGTTACTGCGGTGTACTTATGTTTACTCGGCGAATGCCGTCGTTTCGCTGGCCCCCCCATTCTTCTTCAAAATAATATTTTATACGTTTATCTACGTTTCGTAATCCAATTCCTGTTGTATGCCCTTTTGTTTTGCCGGAGGAAAGTGTGAATACTCTAACGTTTTCCCACCTTGCATTCCTAACCATCATCAAGAATGTCGATGATAATTTTTTTCTTCTGCTATATATGCTTCTAGGAAAATATTAATTGGCTTTCCAACTGGTTCAAAACCATGAACAAGATAGGTATATTTATTGGTTTCACGTTTTCACTGATATCCATTTCAAAATGTAATTTGTTTCTATATCGTGTTTGTTGTATAAATAAATAGTTTTGGACATGTTCAATTTCTTCTTGCAAAGGCACGAGCTGGTCGATGTTTCGTAAACTGTACCGTAAAATATTCCCAAGCATGTATGTTAAATGAAAAGATACCAGCCATCGCTTGACTATTTTCTCTCCCAATTACTATAACGGTAGATTCTTGATAGGACACAAAGGCTGGATAATATAATCCAAAAACAAAGGCAGCATCTGTAAATGTTCCAGCAACTTGCGCACAAATATACGAAATAACTTTTTTCCATGGAAATCCTCGATACAAAGCCATTGATAGAGTTACTGGGCAACTACCTCTTTTCCGGAACCGGTTTCACCGAGTATTAAAACAGAACCATATCTATCCACTGTTTTGTCATGTTTAACTTCATTCCCTCTGTGAATTTACATTTT
This DNA window, taken from Alteribacillus bidgolensis, encodes the following:
- a CDS encoding sensor histidine kinase, which encodes MLGNILRYSLRNIDQLVPLQEEIEHVQNYLFIQQTRYRNKLHFEMDISENVKPINIPILFMVLNQLESQLIFS
- a CDS encoding aquaporin, which produces MALYRGFPWKKVISYICAQVAGTFTDAAFVFGLYYPAFVSYQESTVIVIGRENSQAMAGIFSFNIHAWEYFTVQFTKHRPARAFARRN
- a CDS encoding sigma 54-interacting transcriptional regulator; the protein is MDRYGSVLILGETGSGKEVVAQ